In Perca fluviatilis chromosome 19, GENO_Pfluv_1.0, whole genome shotgun sequence, the genomic window tgtaaaaaaaaaatgaatagtcTAGTATGAAAACATAGTATGTGTAATGTTGGATGTAGGCATTTAAATGTACACCGTTAGGTGTTCCCATAATCATATTAAGTAATGAAAATATAGAGTTTCCAGAAAGGATTACCATGTAAACTCTTTAAAGGTTGTGTGCAGTGGTGTAGTATCAGTGTGTCATGAGTTGTGTTTGTTATAAATCTTGCTTATTGCATCAACAGAGACACCAGCCAGTTTGAATCAATTATTGGTAGTATTGCATCAGTTGTTTGCAGCCAAACTGATTTGTGTAGCTGTGTCAGCTTCTTGCTGATTCAGAAAAGTTAAGTGTTTTACTCCATTCCACatctgttttttcctttttcctgagGCGTTACACTCGTAAAGCCCCTGTCTACCACATTCCCCCATGCTTGAAAGATTAACTGGCATGCCTTTGCTAAATGACTCACCCCCCAGGGACAAAAGCCTCTTCCAGGCCCAGATCAGTGCTGCTCAGCTGGGCATGGACTCAGGCGAGAGCTGGGTGCCTCtggagcttttttttctttcctcccagCTGCGGAAGGCCTCGGCCTTCTTACAGCCATCACCTAAAAACGCTGGACATTTTCATTCATATAATCTGACACCATCTCAAAAAAGTGTGATGACATGTTTACTGTAATGAAGACCATGTTGTTATCACAAAACAATTTCATTTATGTAGTTCTTTAAAGAGCAGACATTATTTTGACTACCTGCCTCTCCTAACTATGTACTTTTGCACTTAGTTGAGGCAAAAATAATGGTTTAAAAGTGTGTAGGTGTTGGTGGATGTATTTTCCACACCACTGCTCTTTCCATAACCCACTTAGAGTGACCTTTCTGTGCATTCAGGCTCGTGTTCTGTGACTCAGCTCTGAGCTGTCATGTGTACTCTCGGCTGACTCGGCCAGACTTCCAGTGTCCCTCTTCCGGACAGCTTCTGAAAGAGTTCAGGATGACACACAGTGATTCGATCAGAGTCTTTTGTAGTTTCAAATAGTCTcaaagacatacatacagacatacattttttttcttctatttctttccctctctctctctctctctctctctctcaaattcaTATATGTATCGCATATTAAATACATAGGTGTCACATTCTAAACTGTACTGATCGCTATACATgatacttaaaaaataattacattgcacaatacaatacagttatgtcactcacactctctctttctctttctctctatcctTTATTCACAAAAGGGTTCTTGTTTAGTGAGGTGACACAATGGCGgcttttgtgtctgttaaggtACTTGAGTGGCAGTGGATAGTTGATCTAAAAGGCCGTTACGTAGGTACATACGTGCAACCTTAATGGCTGGGAAAGATGAGAACAGAGTACTGTTGGCTCTTCACAGTGTCGTATTGTTTACGTTCTGTTATATGCCTCTCCACCTGTAATGACAGTTTGGTTTAGGAGGCAGTTTGTTTGTTGTAACCCACCATTGGGCAAAAATTACCTGTTGGCCACTATggagccccacacacacatgttcccCCCAACCCATTTTTCTGACATTCCCAGAAACCAACCAGTATTTCTACACTGGAATATTAGCCAGTCCCAGGTTCATTGTCAGTTTGTCATAATTGATTGAAACCTGAATTAAACTAAAAATATTAGGTATTTAAACTTGATTTTGACAGAGGGCCCTTACCATTGCAGTTTTCattgtattttgtgtattttacaAGAGATTGGTATCCGGGCTGATACTGGCCTTATTTAGGGGATCAGGTACCAGATGTGACTGATCCACatttaatacaattttttttaattaaattcaatataattttatttatagtatcaaatcataacaagagttatctcaagacactttagacacagacacagatagaggaggtctagacccaataattccaacaattccccccagaGCAAgaatttagtgcaacagtggtgggaaaaaacttccttttaggcagaaacctcggacagaccctgactcttggtgggcggGTGTCTGCAGGtgccggttgggacacagagacactgatctTTGTCAGTGTTAGAAAATGATGTGTTCGTGCTATCaattattaataaacatttatttagtcAGTGTAGGACGGCAACACTGTTTAGTTGCTGTAGGTATTTTGACTGAACAAGTGGGTTGTGCATTTTTACTACTTTGGCTTTTCCTTTCTAAAGCTATATCAGCTATGTGGCATTAACTAAGTAACATAATCAATGCTAGATTATCCGAAAAAACCTGCACCCTGAACGTTTCTTAAGGCATTTTTTCTGTAGTCTTTCAAAAAATGAACTGGGAAACTGAAAATGGCTAGAATGAAGTCCGGGATGCCTGCTAGATGCAGTTGGAAGAAGCTGTAAATGGACCTTGAGATTATTTGTCAAACTActgtttccaaggtcaagaaGGAACCTTCTCCCAGCTTCTTTCCTATTGTGATGTATGATGTATGAATGCACAGTTAGGATTCTGTATTTATGGCAGAGATGGGGACTGGAGTTTGAGATTTGGACTCGAGTCTCACACGTAGTGACCtcagacttgacttgagactcgtcttcaaaagacttcagactcaaCTTGAGATTGGTGACTCGtgaacaatttttatttttttcaggaaaCTTCTGATGAGGTTATTCCCCTCCCTGCGTAACCTATAACCTACAGTACTTGCATAACACGTAACATGTACTGATCTGCTGCGCGCGGCTACACGTGAGAGAGGACAACATGCCATTCATCAGAATCTTTGGCTTTAAAAACGTCCTACAACAAGGTCCACACAAAATAAGCGCTGAATGCAAAACGTGGACTCTACTCAAAGACGTGAGACTTGGCACGGCATtttagctcagagacttgtgagcatctctgATTTATGGCATTGTTTCTGGTATTGCTCATCACCAATCTGCATGTAACCCATCTCGTATTTAGCAAATTGTCGTTGCTTCTTAATCCAATGTTTGATATGCTGATGTTTCTTGTCACTCTACAGTTTGGAGTTGGATATAATTGTAGGTTTGAAGGTTAGAGAAACAGCTTTGTTCCTGAATCTCAATATTTCCCTCTGCAGCTACAGTAGATGAATGCCTTTTAAAAGAAGGAAGGGATCCAAGCGTTTTACTTTGCTCTGCTGCAGGGATGCTTTACATCCTGGACATCAGAGGCTCCTGTTTTCCAAACTATTTGCACAGACATTTACAAAGATAATCCACCATTGTAACAGTATTATTacacatattaaatatatttaattaattagtGTATACTAATTAACATTAGTATCATAAAGCGTGGTAATCAGAGTCTAATCTACTGCTCACTTTGACATGTCATAACTTTGTCTGCTTGATCTACACATGTTGTGTAAATTCTACATAAGCCCAGTCAGTAATTAGGTTTTTGAAAGATTCCCAGCTCGGCACGAATCAAAGTGACTGACGTCCTGTGCATTGTGTTAGCTTTGTCTATTTTTGGCTCCAGTTCAGCTGTCATACTTATGTCTCTACAAGTTGCCCTTGGCTTAACGTTGACTTTCCCAGTTCTTACGTCAGCACACCAAACCACATTCCTCTATGCTCTCAGTCCCtggtgagtgagtgtgtgtgtgtgtgtgtgtctgtgtctgtgtctgtgtctgtgtgtgtagattGTACAGCAGCGCTTGGCATATACTTGTGTGAACACGCTTGTGAGTATAACTGAGTAATCAAAACAATTCCACGAAATTGGAAGTGTCGAGAACAAACGGAATGATCAAAACTGTATCTGATGACATAGCAGCAGTAATAAGTGATACACAcaatagggctgctcgattatggaaaaattcataatcacaattattttggtcaatattgaaatcatgatTATTCAACACAATTACtctttgacttttggaaagatgttgcataaattgaacttaaaaaaacaacagtgaaacagttaaacaaatcaacagtgaaaacaccttgaattGTGAAATATCCCTAAATACTTTTCACCTTGAATATTTGAATTCCCCATTCAGaacagacaaaataagagttgaTTTGCAAAACctaaatgtgcaaaataatcgtttttcttggttactctgtttttgtgatcattaggaaTCTAAATCGCGATCAAACTTCGATTCATTGCACAACCCTAGAACAAAAGGAGAATATGCTAATAGAAGAGAGAGTAAACAAGAGTAGAGTAGGAGGGAAATGGGTAaaacgtgtctgtgtgtcagagaaagagaacaacagagagagagagagcgagacggACCACAAACTACAACGGAAAGCAAGGAAGGGAGGCGGGAATACTGTGCTAACagcccgcccacacacacattaccaGGAGTGAGTCATAACACAGATTGAGCATGAGTGAGCGAGAGAAGCTTCAGCCAGTGCAGACACAACGGCGTGTCCTCTGCAACACCGTCAGAACTGTACAGAGAAGTTAGACTGAGTGTGCGACCGACAgctcgtctgtgtgtgtcactgaGCTTTGGGATCACAGTGAGTATTGTTGCCCTCTCCTTTCTGCTCTGTAGTTGTGTGAAGGGGCTGCTCTGTGTCTGGTACAAGTATTCCTCATGCCATATTGTTCCCACTGGTGTTTGTCTGTCTTGTTTTGCTCTGTCTGGTACGGCTCAGACTCTAAAGGTTCAACATATTGTGTTACATtagtattgttattgttattagtattgctttttttccctctttctcgTTTGCTAGGAAAAGATACGCTCCCTGACAGGCTGAGCCTCTAGTCTGCTAAAGGAAACAGGCACTTTTGCACGAAGCAGCATTTAGAGGTTTTTTGAGATTGGTTGTAATTGCAGGTCTTGTATTGAGTCATTGGGAGTGGATGAATGGACCAGTTGAAGTTGGCAAAAGTTAAAGGGGCTATATTCAAAATACTGAAGAAAACAAGTgggctgggattgcctccacacggctctcacagaccaTTCCCCAAATTGTGAAACACCGTCATTTTGTGGCCCTAACATCTGGACCagctatcaaaacaaagaacaaagaagCTTggtttacagcacacacagaggtaGTGTGACTTAATTTATCTGATCGTCCTGATCAGATAAATGAAGCCATTACTTTACTATACCTTTACATatgctgctatattaatgttgtATGTAATATTAATGTTTTGAGTACAGAACCTTTAAGTTAAGCATTTTTTAGTccattttttttgctgctgttcACTGTAGTATAGTACAGTTTGGTTTGAGTTTATACAACTGTCAGCTACCAAAAGAACAGCAGGAGACAAACAGCTGTTTCATTGACAGTTTCATTGCTCGTCTGGCACCTTTAAAACAACATAGGTAAACACAGTAACTGATTcaccacacaaacatacaagcAGACTAAGCAGGGGCCACCACAATGTGAAGGAAACATACTTCTGTGGCATTTGCTATTGCTTTGGCGCAGCCTGGAACTGCAGTAAGTAAGAGAGGGATTTGCAACTCAGCCAGTTTTAGACTAGTTCCAGTAATTGACATTTCTAGGCAATGCCATCACAAATGAGTAAGTGTGTTCAGTCAAATCATTGCCAATAAGAGTGACACTATTTCTGGTTTTGGCAATAGTGATGGAAATTCATGCTTTGAAAAGATCTACTGAAAATAACTGGGACGATCTACCGAAAATAACTGGAAAGATCTACTGAAAATAACTGGAATGGGTGTTTGTTAAAGGGGAACGTCACCacttttacacatcaaagtccGTTTACAGGTCTACTGCATATGTAAAAAAGGTGTATGAAGCCTTTAGTGtctccagagggagctgtgtgGCGTCTGATAAATGTCTTCAGGTGATGGCTCTTGGGTCAGCGTCGGTTGGGATGaagatgtaaaaaaatgtaaaatgtaaaaattctGAACACACCtcatctctgctgcagcccggaGGCTCTAGGCTACATTAGCAGCTACTAGCATAAGATACCCAAACTGTAGGCAGTCCAGTTGCATTGGATCACTGGTTATAACAGACAacctcacattcacacattagTCAGGGTTTGGCCCCTGACTATATCTCGCAGATGCTTGTCCTATACGAGCCTGTTCGCAGCCTTAGATCCTTGGGCGGGGCCCTTTTAATCATTCCAAGGTCGAGGCTTGTATCACACAGGTGATCGTGCATTCTCGATCAGGGCGCCTCCGCTTTGGAACGACCTGCCCGAGGCGATAAGGCTTGCTGATTCAGTAacttcttttaaatcacttAAAACTTCTTCatgtttttatccctttttatccttttgcctttttatcattttatcgCCACTTATTGACTCCTATAACCTGCTTATTTCGACTTATCTTTGATTTACTTGATTATTCCTATCCTTTAGAGCTGCCCCATCTTATGTTGTGTATTTATAGGTATGTGTATTGATCTgctgtgtatatttatgttttgtttatgcttttgtttcttctgttaaagcactttgtaagctgttgtttttaaaggtgctatacaaataaagttattattattattattattattattattattattattattgtgggtaatgtaggcgccAGGTTTTGACGAGGAAAAAGAACGCATTGGAATAACAAAGACGATAATTCTGGTTCTTCTGCATCGATTTTGATAATTTAACATGAGTCCAACAACATTAtgagtgcaatgctaaattaGTGGAGTACTCTTTATTTTGTCTGAAAGCTGGTGAAAAGGCTTCAAGCCACATACTACTATGTAAACCCCTGGGGATGAGACAGGGCCCAGACATATTACATGTGGTGCTTTCATGTTGTATTACACCCTGTCAACATACTATAGGTAGCATATTTCTCTCACTGTCTCACACAGGCTTCTGGGATGCTCATTGTTGCCACAGGAGGAAGGACTCGGTCTCCTTGTCTGGAATAGCTGCTCCCGAGAGACCACCTCCCCCTGCCCAGAGACCAGTCTCCTCGGCCACCAACCCAAGGCGTCCTCGGCTTCTAACCCGCACCCCATCAGAGCTTGAGTGTTACCAACCTAACGGAGCACTTTGCTTCATCAACCCCCTCTTCATAAAGGTTCACCAACCAGATGGTGACCACAGCACCGCTTCAAATCCCTCTGGTACAGCAAAGCAAGGCCTGAGGGAGGAAATTGTCAGCGACAGCCTAGAAACCAACAACACGGACACTCAACACCCTTGCAGAGACAGTCATCAGGTCTGTAGTTCAGAGAAAAGTGACAGCAGCCAGTTCGCTCAAAGCAACCTTCAGAGCCTCGACAGAAACACAGAGTTACCGGACATTGACAGCCAAACCAGTATCAGCAGCAGCCAGAAGCTAAGCCCTGCAGACAGCGTGCCGCGGTCCCCACCTCCACGTCCACCCCCGCCTCGCATTGTGCTGCAACGCTCAGCCCCTCCTCTCCGACAGCGCAGCATGCCGGAGAAGATCGCCTGGATCAACGTCCccaaggagaagatggaggatAGGGAGAGGGGCAGCAGCCTCCTTTCTCGTCTGGGCTCCTCGCTAAGCATCAGCCCCTCGTCCTCCCCTCCCAAGAGATTTAGCATCAGCTCCCCCATATCCATCCCCCGGCCCTCCCTGCCCATCTCTCTAtcatctctctcttcctctccacgCCGGGCCAAGGCCTCCCCATCATCCAGCCAGGAAGATGCCCAGTGCCACCTGGCGCTGGAGGACCAAACTATAGAGAAGGCCCTGATTAGGGCCAGACTGTCTCGGTGTAATGCTACCAGAACCTCCACCCAGGACTCCAGTAGTCCTCCAGATCCTTCGCTGATGACATCAAGCAAGGAGGCAGAtgagacaggaggagaggaagaagaagcagGCGAGGAATGCAGTGGCAGCGGCCAGCGGCTGAGCGACATGAGCCTTTCCACAGATTCCTCAGACTCTCTGGATTTCTCTCAGTCCTCGGCCTTCTTCCTTCCCCCTCTGCATGACCCCAGTCCCCCCACGGTGGCGGACTTTAACACccacctccccctctccctcccaccGTCCCACCTGCCTTACTGCAGCATGGAGGACGACGATGACGAGGAAGACGACGAAGAAGAGGAGCCCGACTATGGCGTCAGTTTGGAGAGCGACCAGGACCAAGATCAGGACCTGACCATGGTACCGCCGGGTCACCGCACAAAGCGCCGCCCCAGCGCCAGCGCTCTGGTCCTGCAGAAGGCCCTGCGAGGGCAGCTGCGCAAGATGAGCGGTGTTTTCAACTCTCTGCTGACGCCTGAGAAGAGGGCGATTCGCAGGGTGCTGGAGCTGTCCCGGGATAAAGGCTCGTACTTTGGCTGCCTGGTGCAGGACTACCTGAGCTACATGAGCGAGGGTGCGGGCACCCAGGCCTGGCAGGGCTACGCCTCCGGACTGGAGCTGCTGCAGACTCTCCGCCAGTTCATCACTCAGATGAAGAGCTACCTGCGACAGAGCTCCGAGCTGGAGCCACCACTCGAGAGTCTCATTCCTGAAGACCAGATCGGTGAGTACCAAATTAAATAGTTCCACAAATCTTTCACGCTTAGCTCTGTTTTGTCATTCTTGTTATTTCACTAGTTTTGGCAGCAATGGCTTGTGCACTGGAACAATCGGCTTTACGCTTTAATAACAGTAATTGTGGGTGTTCGCATGTCATGTGTTCTCTCTGTTAGAGTGGCATGGttgctcagtggttagcactgctgcCTCACCGCTAGTAGGCACTGCAGATCCCTGGCCCGGGCatggcctttctgtgtggagtttccatgttctccctgtgttttgtgtgtttcctCCGAGTGCTCCAGTTTCCTCCTaacataaagacatgcattctaggtaactaggactacagttgcaaattagccgactggctaaaaCTAGCGCACttacaaaaaatatatcttAGATTACTGCTGAAATGCTGGGGCTGCTCGATTGCAACATGTCTACCTTTTAAGCATTATGACCTCAGGCTCAACTCAACGCGGAGGGTGGTGAGAGTCATTTATGTATGTGCTTGCAAatattttaatgattatttttaggAAGTGTGAatgattgatttatttatagagAAAGCTTAAATTCTACGGAAACGCTGTGTCACAGAAAGCGTGTTCAATGCAGACACAGCAGTTTCACTTCAATATTCTAGCAGTGAGGACATTGGAAATTGTCCGTGTTTGCAGCTGGATGTGTGCACATGGGTTTATGCATCCCTGGTGGCCATCAGGCTATTTTTTGTTAATCGTTGTCATGTATCCTGGTAAGTCAGTATCCCTTTGAAAAACAAAGTAAGGACAGGCGAACATGGAGTCGAATCAATCTTACCTTTGGAAACGGAGTGCAAAGCTCCTATAGCCCAATACTAACATTTGCATTTCCCTCTTGTTGCCCTTTATTATATCTATCCTTTTATTGCATTGTACAATATCATGAGAGCAACATGAAAGGGGGACcagacacaaccacacacacacacacacacacacacacacacacacacacacacacacacacacacacacacacacacacacctgccggAAGAGTGGTCTGAATCATTTAGGCGAAGATTCAGTGGCTGCATTAGACCTTGGACAGAGTAACATGTAAACGAGAGCACAAAGAGGGTTTTATCTCAGGAGGAAGGGAGCTGGTGAACCAACCTGTTTCTACTGGCCCCGTTCAAATGGTTCACCACAGGGCTGTGATTATGGAGTCATGAACTGGGTGAAAAACTGCTGTCTTTTATCAGTAGTCATCACACAACGTGAATACTAATCTTGAATgctgacattttacattttcatgttAGTTTTTTTAGCAACTTTTTAATTGTAAGAATTATGTTTTTACTTAACttatttgaaaatgttatgGGTGGCAATGTCAGCATCTGTATTTTGTCAAAGGGGCAcatccatagatatagaacaatatataTCTATGGGCACATCAACCTCTTTACACAGTTTGGAAGATGGTGGTGTTTACCAAGCATTGAAAGTCAAATGAAAGACCATCCAGTTggattatgggaaatgtaggatatCCAGCTTGACCCATACtagggactaaaagtcaggatattgATCTTGGATGCTTTGATTTGatcattcatttaatttaatctgTGTTTCACAAATCAAACAACATTATGGAAGTGACATGCAACAGCAAATGCTTCATTATCACCTTACATCATTTACGAACTGatgcaacactgctttaaaatgttgaGCTCTGAATATGTGAGAAGGTCTTTTCCAGCAAAAGTGCTTTGGCACACAGCAAGTGGTCTTTTTTATGGGGTTTGggatttttgaaaattaattaGAATTGAGTAGgcatataaatacatttaaatacttataaatacacaaatcattacattacatgtcatttagctgacacttttatccaaagcgactttcaattaagtgctttcgaccctgaaggtgcaaactccagacaacaagtagtaagtgcaagtacattagctttaaataaccaaaactacaaagagccatatgaaagtgcagcttcaagaaatatatatatattctttttctatttttattttctgtttatccgaggtgtagtcggaagagatgtgtttttagccttcggcggaagatgcgTAGGCTTTCGGCCAACCTGATGTCAATaaggagctcattccaccatttaggagccagggcagcaaacagtcgggatttcgtCGAGTGATTAGTtttccctcgctgtgagggggcaaaTCAGTTACCACTTTTATAAATTTATTTATAGCCATGTttgggtaaaataaaaaaagagagatattGGTGCACTCTACTGCTCTCTTATAAGACATACAactccctaaaaaaaaaaaacgttttaggTTTGATTGGCATGTGCCTACTAATTCTAGTGCTAGTTTGTATGCTGTGTGTTGTGGTTGCCCCTTCTGCTGCCTGTTTTCTGAATGATCTATTTTCCACAGGAATGACacaatgggaactgctgcggtTTTAGTTCTTGGAATAGTTGCACAACATTTTGTTGTGACTGCTTCAGAGAGTGTTTTCTGTTCAACTCAAAGGCCAGCTGGCCCTGATGCATTTGGGTGACTGTGTGCCAAGTCGtccactctcttttttttattttttattttttactccaACTCCAGTTCTTTTAAACTAAACTCTCCAATCAGAGTGAGGAAGATTTAAGGCAAGCCCCCTccactttctgtctctctgtcgttctctgacactctctttgtatttcttcttggtttctgtgtttctttcactctctctatctctctctctctctctctctcccctccgcTCTCCTTGCTTCAAAGTAATGTGCCAGTATTTTGactgttggtgctttcacacAGTATTTAATTTAAAGGAGGGATGGGGCATTGGGACAAATTTTTTTACACAGTATGGTAACTTTTAAtgccttaaaggtgccctgccacacgtatttcattactttgtggaagtctgaagttctaccatggactcttaacattttttgtggaaaaaattagggctgcaacaaggaatcgataaaattcgattattaaaaaagttggcaacgaatttcattatcgattcgttgtgtcgcgcaactattacgccactcagtcgcggagaaaaaagcatttcacactaaataaattGAAAACGTGTTAATAAGATAAGCAAAAGCGACACGGCATGGCACAGGCGCACCACGGTGATGATTCAGCACCTAAAACGTCAACATGTTGGAGtccttgatgaggaggaagggagttcaACACCAGGGTAAAGTCGCTACACAATCCTACTTCTGTTCCGTTTTGAAGTGAGGAACGTAACGTCCCTCTTCTGGTGCTGGTGTGGTATTTactcgttatccagctgactagcatgacaagttagcgttagctcgttaaacagtagtaaaacaggggtggtatagtttgcaagactaaagATACGGTTTTATTCACTTGCCTTTTTTTTGGCccattaatttttttatctgttGTCATGTGTATATTCTGTGctttgtcccatatcagttattgttgacaaatatttttgtgtgtgttgtataaattaacttaacttgcacttactacaatgatggcaataatttaatgaataagcttcaagtgtgtgtgtgtgtgtgtgtgtgtgtgtgtgtgtgtgtgtgtgtgtgtgtgtgtgtgtgtgtgtgtgtgtatcttgtctgtatctgctcttgggttacttacctttacacaactattaactaaaacaacaagtatgtatgtaagtatgtattgagttgatgtaaattaatgcttttgttttttttatccgattcatcgattaatcgaaaaaataatcgacagattaattgatttattaaaataattgttagttccAGCCCtagaaaaaatgccttggttaccttgtttc contains:
- the LOC120547961 gene encoding ras and Rab interactor 2-like — encoded protein: MGAGLARARDSGYDSLHRRLSVLDRLVQTHAVWLQLGLSHQDAIHILQSQPTGTFVVRKSTSLQRKVISLRMDKESAVPVKDFPVKESQYTFSLVGSGLSFADLFRLVAFCCISRDVLPFTLKLPEAIASARTSADLEEVAKLGAGFWDAHCCHRRKDSVSLSGIAAPERPPPPAQRPVSSATNPRRPRLLTRTPSELECYQPNGALCFINPLFIKVHQPDGDHSTASNPSGTAKQGLREEIVSDSLETNNTDTQHPCRDSHQVCSSEKSDSSQFAQSNLQSLDRNTELPDIDSQTSISSSQKLSPADSVPRSPPPRPPPPRIVLQRSAPPLRQRSMPEKIAWINVPKEKMEDRERGSSLLSRLGSSLSISPSSSPPKRFSISSPISIPRPSLPISLSSLSSSPRRAKASPSSSQEDAQCHLALEDQTIEKALIRARLSRCNATRTSTQDSSSPPDPSLMTSSKEADETGGEEEEAGEECSGSGQRLSDMSLSTDSSDSLDFSQSSAFFLPPLHDPSPPTVADFNTHLPLSLPPSHLPYCSMEDDDDEEDDEEEEPDYGVSLESDQDQDQDLTMVPPGHRTKRRPSASALVLQKALRGQLRKMSGVFNSLLTPEKRAIRRVLELSRDKGSYFGCLVQDYLSYMSEGAGTQAWQGYASGLELLQTLRQFITQMKSYLRQSSELEPPLESLIPEDQIDQVLEKAMHKCLLKNLKPVVSAALQEFQVRSGEWQELKENLALAKARQPQEMGVADTLPPDPVAIEKIKHKFHTMSKLYSPEKKVTMLLRVCKLIYTIMEDNSGRLYGADDFLPMLTYVLAQCDMPQLDNEILYMMELLDPSLLHGEGGYYLTSAYGAMSLIRNFQEEQAARVLSSETRNTLHQWHRRRTTQRSAPSIDDFQNYLRVALQELDSGCTAKTIQVRPYASVEEVCHLCAQKFKVSDPENYGLFLLMEGSSQQLAPDTHPQKIKAELLSRTQATPFHFVFRRVAKSDASPSDPPDRTPNFNSLTVAADPHANLNQLSIDMSAPSPQPPLSSGLSPTLSLSLPPSHINSSSISL